In one window of Chloroflexota bacterium DNA:
- a CDS encoding deoxynucleoside kinase yields the protein MTETTATKRFIAIAGNVGVGKSTLTELLSRSLGWQPFPEAVDENPYLSDFYKDMRHWSFHSQIFFLSRRLRHHRQLLDHPTSVVQDRSVYEDAEIFALNLFNQAHMDARDYRSYRELYEVLTSFLPPPDLVVYLQATVDTLLRRIRRRGRDYEQDIRPEYLTQLNELYESWIDSFDMCPVLTVPADDLNWVDNGEHLELVIKKIQEKLSGKEIVVFD from the coding sequence ATGACCGAAACCACCGCAACAAAACGTTTTATAGCGATCGCAGGCAACGTTGGTGTCGGAAAATCCACCTTAACTGAATTGCTTAGCAGGAGCTTGGGATGGCAACCCTTTCCAGAGGCCGTGGATGAGAACCCCTACCTGTCAGATTTCTACAAGGACATGCGTCATTGGAGTTTCCACTCACAGATATTTTTCCTGAGCCGGCGGCTTCGGCATCACCGCCAACTGCTCGACCACCCCACGTCGGTGGTTCAGGATCGCAGCGTCTACGAGGATGCTGAAATCTTCGCTCTCAACCTTTTCAACCAGGCACACATGGATGCTCGCGATTACCGCAGTTATCGCGAGCTCTACGAAGTGCTCACCTCGTTTCTTCCCCCACCCGATCTGGTTGTCTACCTTCAGGCGACGGTCGACACGCTGTTGAGACGGATTCGTCGCCGGGGACGAGATTACGAACAGGATATCCGGCCAGAATACCTGACCCAACTCAATGAACTATACGAGAGCTGGATCGATTCCTTTGATATGTGCCCCGTGCTGACTGTGCCAGCGGACGATCTTAACTGGGTTGACAATGGCGAACATCTGGAACTGGTCATCAAAAAGATCCAGGAAAAGCTCAGTGGCAAGGAAATCGTCGTATTCGATTAA
- a CDS encoding LCP family protein — MHESRSLLFAILILGLLMLGTAACAAPALVPDVAVTRVPLGLNEAGSSVGGSSNVAEAAAADSASLGYPVAGTAPDFPDLDPIDRGGNVLAPLDNRSGDRDAVEGNSSTDQLLSALASSLHPLQETHNVLLLGMDQWDLDYVGRTDTIMLLAVDQAGDRAAVVSFPRDTYLPIPGVGYSRINTAYTYGETRKEGGGIPLLISTLEKNFGVPIHNYVRIDLSGFEDIVDALGGVDVTVDCLLYDEKTFKYFGVYQLEPGEYHMDGPQALHYARARKTTSDFDRARRQQRVLLAIRKRVLEGDLISRIPALWAALRDTVDTDLAVTDLVKLAKFGATVRIRDLKGMVIKAPLVNEWITPQGGQVQLPDLPAIQEALDNIWARGSLFDTNSEDRLCP, encoded by the coding sequence ATGCATGAAAGCCGTTCACTGTTGTTTGCCATCTTGATCCTCGGCTTGTTGATGTTAGGAACCGCAGCATGTGCCGCACCTGCGTTGGTCCCCGATGTTGCCGTAACACGAGTGCCGCTTGGCTTGAACGAAGCTGGCAGTTCTGTCGGTGGCTCGTCGAATGTGGCAGAAGCCGCCGCAGCTGACAGCGCCTCCCTGGGATATCCCGTGGCCGGCACTGCACCAGATTTTCCTGATCTGGACCCGATTGACAGAGGTGGCAACGTTCTCGCACCGCTGGATAATCGGAGCGGAGACCGTGACGCGGTCGAGGGGAATTCGTCTACCGATCAGCTGCTGAGTGCCCTTGCGTCCAGCTTACATCCACTCCAGGAGACCCACAATGTTCTGCTCCTGGGTATGGACCAATGGGATCTCGACTACGTAGGTCGGACAGATACGATCATGTTACTCGCTGTGGATCAGGCAGGGGACCGAGCCGCCGTCGTCAGTTTTCCCCGGGACACCTATTTGCCGATTCCTGGCGTAGGCTATAGCCGAATCAACACGGCGTATACCTATGGCGAGACACGAAAAGAAGGTGGGGGCATTCCGCTGCTGATCAGCACCCTGGAAAAGAATTTCGGTGTGCCGATCCACAACTATGTGAGGATCGACCTCAGCGGATTCGAGGACATCGTCGATGCGCTTGGCGGCGTCGATGTAACGGTGGATTGCCTTCTTTATGATGAAAAGACCTTCAAGTATTTTGGGGTTTACCAACTTGAACCGGGTGAGTATCACATGGATGGACCCCAGGCCCTGCATTATGCCCGAGCCCGCAAGACCACCAGCGATTTCGACAGGGCGAGGCGCCAACAGCGAGTTCTGCTTGCAATAAGAAAGCGAGTTCTTGAAGGGGATCTGATTTCACGAATCCCGGCTCTTTGGGCAGCGTTACGTGACACTGTGGATACCGATCTGGCTGTTACTGATCTGGTGAAATTGGCAAAGTTCGGGGCAACGGTCAGGATCAGGGATCTCAAGGGAATGGTGATCAAGGCGCCGCTGGTAAATGAGTGGATTACACCCCAAGGGGGACAAGTTCAGCTTCCAGACCTTCCTGCGATCCAAGAGGCCCTGGACAATATTTGGGCTCGCGGGTCTCTTTTTGACACCAACTCCGAGGATCGACTTTGCCCTTAG
- the yjjX gene encoding inosine/xanthosine triphosphatase, giving the protein MAVGSLNPVKVSAVSAVIGELWTAAEVAAVAVVSGVRPQPISDHEMIAGALIRAGAARAALDGDLGIGLEGGIQVSAWGYFLTGWVAVIDRAGREGIGSSGRILLPPILTEALEAGEELGPAMDRLVGLHDTRKGPGSVGILTRGLVSRRDAFRTATANAMAPFLRPEWYTE; this is encoded by the coding sequence GTGGCCGTTGGTTCACTCAACCCGGTAAAAGTGTCAGCTGTTTCCGCCGTGATTGGCGAACTCTGGACAGCGGCCGAGGTCGCTGCGGTCGCCGTGGTTTCAGGAGTGCGTCCGCAACCAATCTCCGATCACGAGATGATCGCCGGCGCGCTGATACGGGCCGGCGCGGCACGCGCTGCGCTGGACGGAGATCTGGGAATCGGTCTCGAAGGAGGCATTCAAGTATCGGCCTGGGGCTATTTTCTGACCGGATGGGTTGCTGTGATCGACCGGGCTGGCCGCGAAGGAATCGGCTCCAGTGGGCGAATCCTGTTGCCCCCGATACTGACGGAAGCTCTCGAAGCAGGCGAGGAGTTAGGTCCTGCCATGGACCGCCTCGTTGGACTTCACGATACGCGTAAAGGGCCTGGCTCAGTTGGCATACTTACGAGAGGTCTGGTCTCGCGCCGCGATGCATTTCGCACGGCGACGGCCAATGCGATGGCCCCTTTCCTGCGGCCTGAATGGTACACCGAATGA
- a CDS encoding HD domain-containing protein: MSDSAQAQAVERARQSEVLHEILRFGNSLQALKQVPRTGWLLRGIGPGLAESVAAHSWGMSTIALLLASLLPNQVDLGRLLSICLLHDLAESILGDIPSPAARYFPANAKHDAERGVFEDLVGDLPQGVDWLDRWEEFMQADSLEGRIARDADRLDMLFQAAAYERAGSANLGEFWQGCNEGWCFDESAALVRLLVEQR, translated from the coding sequence ATGAGTGATTCCGCTCAGGCTCAAGCCGTGGAAAGGGCCAGACAGTCCGAAGTTCTCCATGAGATCCTGCGATTTGGCAACAGCCTTCAAGCCCTGAAGCAGGTACCCCGCACCGGTTGGCTTTTGCGTGGCATCGGCCCAGGTTTGGCCGAGAGTGTCGCGGCCCACTCCTGGGGGATGAGCACGATAGCACTGCTGTTGGCCAGTTTGCTGCCAAATCAAGTCGATCTGGGACGGCTTCTATCGATCTGTCTGCTCCACGATTTGGCAGAAAGTATTCTGGGCGATATCCCCAGCCCAGCGGCCCGCTATTTTCCCGCCAATGCTAAACATGATGCTGAGCGCGGCGTCTTCGAAGACCTGGTCGGTGATCTGCCACAAGGGGTCGATTGGTTGGACCGATGGGAAGAGTTTATGCAGGCGGATTCGCTAGAAGGGCGCATTGCCCGCGACGCGGACCGGCTTGATATGCTTTTCCAGGCCGCGGCCTATGAGAGAGCCGGTAGTGCCAATCTGGGAGAGTTCTGGCAAGGTTGCAATGAGGGATGGTGCTTCGATGAGTCTGCTGCGCTGGTCCGCCTCCTTGTGGAACAACGGTAA
- a CDS encoding CinA family nicotinamide mononucleotide deamidase-related protein gives MDAEIITTGTEILLGEIVDTNATWIARRLRDLGLNLYFKTTVGDNQDRIAGAMRQSLDRSDLLIVTGGLGPTVDDVTREAAASAAGRALVLNRDSLKWIETIFGRWGRTVENNNRRQAFMPEGATPIHNPVGTAPGFILEVPRDECNPAYLICLPGVPREMKHLMRESVEPFIAQLLGPDRLVIKARILRTVGIGESTIDERIGDLMHRSNPTVGLAAHLGQADIRIVARAASEEEAEALIEEVVNAIQARLGRFIFGEGDVTLEQVVIRGIDAAGHSLTIVETNTGDEIARRIAEALPDTTCLRGSHQFSAPEEILPGLETFASQEAAERLAQLVMADPALRQGASLVMVVSGDMDPAAGPYGAYRGQTFLALANGESVDLKRLDVGGTGEIARRWIGNGALNWLRMWLAQQSDL, from the coding sequence ATGGATGCTGAAATAATAACCACAGGCACGGAAATCCTGTTGGGCGAGATTGTGGATACCAATGCCACCTGGATCGCACGCCGGCTGCGGGACCTGGGCCTAAACCTGTACTTCAAAACCACGGTTGGCGATAACCAGGATCGAATCGCTGGCGCCATGCGTCAGTCCCTCGATCGATCCGATCTGCTCATCGTGACCGGGGGACTGGGGCCCACCGTCGACGATGTGACCCGGGAGGCGGCCGCCAGCGCAGCAGGTCGTGCTCTTGTCCTGAATCGGGATAGCCTGAAATGGATCGAAACCATCTTTGGGCGCTGGGGAAGGACGGTCGAGAATAACAATCGCAGGCAGGCATTCATGCCTGAGGGTGCGACTCCCATTCATAATCCTGTGGGCACGGCACCGGGATTCATCCTCGAGGTGCCGCGCGACGAATGCAATCCAGCCTACCTGATCTGCCTGCCCGGGGTGCCGAGAGAAATGAAGCATCTCATGCGGGAGTCGGTTGAACCCTTCATTGCCCAACTTCTCGGCCCAGATCGTTTGGTCATCAAGGCGCGCATTCTGCGGACGGTGGGAATAGGTGAAAGCACCATCGACGAGCGCATCGGCGATCTGATGCATCGCAGCAATCCCACGGTGGGGCTGGCAGCTCATCTGGGGCAGGCCGATATACGCATCGTAGCACGCGCCGCTAGCGAGGAAGAAGCCGAGGCGTTGATTGAAGAGGTCGTCAACGCTATTCAGGCGCGGCTGGGGCGGTTTATTTTTGGTGAGGGAGACGTCACGCTGGAGCAGGTTGTCATCCGGGGCATCGATGCCGCGGGACATTCGCTGACAATCGTAGAGACCAATACGGGGGACGAGATCGCCCGGCGTATTGCTGAAGCGCTCCCTGACACTACCTGCCTGCGGGGTAGCCATCAGTTTTCGGCGCCTGAGGAAATCCTTCCAGGGCTTGAGACCTTTGCGAGTCAGGAGGCGGCAGAGCGATTGGCGCAGCTTGTTATGGCCGATCCAGCACTGCGGCAAGGAGCGTCCCTGGTCATGGTCGTTAGTGGTGATATGGACCCGGCCGCCGGACCTTATGGTGCATATCGGGGCCAAACCTTTTTGGCTCTCGCCAACGGAGAGAGCGTCGATCTGAAACGCTTGGACGTCGGCGGCACTGGCGAGATAGCCCGCCGCTGGATCGGCAACGGCGCCTTGAACTGGTTGCGGATGTGGCTGGCGCAGCAATCTGATCTATGA
- a CDS encoding CpXC domain-containing protein — protein PSSEKPSSEKPDEQVIQPEPGEVVEQPAQDPGAPQIELAFPPQIIGVNCPSCGTPYPVQVFSIVDVKQDPILKSVLLSGQLNVATCPNCGASGAVAAPLLYHDPEKEFLGVHVPEQIPVNEQQKVIGDLSRGLMDSLPQEDVRGYMLTPMQFLSYQALIEAVLENEGVTREMMDRQRRQIRLLEEVIVASSDPEGLRLLVNERDEEMDDQFFGLLHTLIESSASSGDQESIAELTELRERLIELSTWGKGVQEQRAAVAQLKPDTTVAELLDMIVAADADGDRVVDALVTAGRPLVDYSFFEMLTSRIGSASDPEEVTRLENLREHILDFVQQLDELQQALLGQYRQVLAEILASDDIPAAVAEHAALIDQNFLSVLATNLEEAENSGATAAVSRLQEVWDATMALVQEAAPPELQLVNELMAADSSQETRAILAANRDAITPGFMETLDGLIEQASVNGNEEVVARLRQIRSQAALMS, from the coding sequence AGCCGAGCAGTGAAAAGCCGAGCAGTGAAAAGCCGGACGAGCAAGTGATCCAGCCGGAACCGGGTGAGGTCGTTGAACAACCGGCACAGGATCCTGGTGCGCCGCAGATCGAATTGGCATTTCCGCCACAGATTATTGGCGTCAACTGCCCGAGCTGTGGTACACCCTATCCGGTTCAGGTTTTCAGTATTGTCGACGTCAAGCAGGACCCGATTTTGAAATCCGTTCTTCTTTCCGGACAGCTGAACGTAGCAACTTGCCCTAACTGTGGCGCATCGGGCGCAGTCGCAGCGCCCTTGCTTTACCACGATCCTGAAAAGGAATTCCTCGGTGTTCATGTGCCGGAACAGATTCCGGTTAACGAGCAGCAAAAGGTGATCGGTGATTTGAGCCGTGGGCTCATGGACAGCCTCCCTCAGGAGGATGTACGCGGTTATATGCTGACGCCCATGCAGTTCCTGAGCTACCAGGCGTTGATCGAAGCGGTTCTCGAGAACGAGGGTGTTACCAGGGAAATGATGGATCGACAGCGCCGCCAGATCAGGCTATTGGAGGAAGTGATCGTCGCGTCAAGTGATCCGGAGGGGTTGCGACTTCTGGTAAACGAACGGGATGAGGAGATGGACGATCAATTCTTTGGCCTTCTCCACACCTTGATCGAATCGAGTGCCTCGTCAGGCGACCAGGAGTCGATTGCCGAGTTGACAGAGCTGCGCGAGCGCCTGATTGAGTTGAGCACCTGGGGAAAGGGCGTGCAGGAACAACGGGCGGCCGTTGCTCAGCTGAAACCCGATACAACGGTGGCTGAATTGCTCGATATGATTGTGGCCGCCGATGCTGATGGTGACAGGGTGGTCGATGCTCTCGTTACGGCGGGGCGTCCCCTGGTCGATTACAGCTTCTTTGAGATGTTGACCTCTCGCATCGGCAGCGCATCGGATCCTGAAGAGGTTACCCGGTTGGAGAACTTGCGGGAGCATATTCTGGATTTCGTGCAGCAGCTCGATGAGTTACAGCAGGCCCTCCTGGGGCAATACCGCCAGGTCCTGGCGGAAATTCTGGCCTCGGATGATATTCCGGCGGCCGTTGCCGAACATGCTGCACTTATCGATCAGAACTTCCTGTCCGTATTGGCAACGAACCTGGAGGAGGCGGAAAACTCGGGTGCCACCGCCGCTGTAAGCCGTCTGCAGGAGGTGTGGGACGCGACGATGGCTCTTGTTCAGGAGGCAGCTCCACCCGAACTCCAACTGGTCAATGAGTTGATGGCCGCCGATAGTTCTCAGGAAACGCGTGCCATCCTGGCGGCAAACCGTGACGCGATCACGCCCGGGTTCATGGAGACCCTGGATGGTCTCATCGAGCAGGCATCTGTCAATGGCAACGAGGAAGTTGTTGCCAGGCTGCGCCAGATTCGTTCTCAGGCCGCATTGATGAGCTGA
- a CDS encoding LysM peptidoglycan-binding domain-containing protein, whose protein sequence is MTILRKIFISAIGVLLVMFSCIGVEPVLASPDLQETTYVVQPGDTLWEIARYHGVSYQAIMDANGVTDPAYLRTGQRLTIPGTPASGVTASSDPNASGETHVVQRGENLSAIAYRYGISLSTIGQANGIVNPSHIRIGQRLMIPGGSAPDAAETLPTPAATPEVRTRNHVVKSGETLSAIAANYGTSVAVIISANRLNNPSVITPGQRLQIPEPPASAPIPTTTHADLSMNVSISQQRCQVYSGQELLYDWPCSTGRPGVGTKTGTFHVQSKIRDAWGSRWGFYMPYWLGIYWAGGTENGIHGLPYAPGGAPIWENALGTPVTYGCVLLGTHESKALWDMAYIGMPITIGY, encoded by the coding sequence GTGACAATCCTGCGAAAAATCTTCATATCGGCCATCGGTGTCCTGCTTGTGATGTTTTCCTGCATAGGTGTCGAGCCAGTTCTGGCCAGTCCCGACCTCCAGGAAACAACCTATGTGGTGCAACCGGGCGACACCCTGTGGGAGATCGCGCGCTACCACGGTGTCAGCTACCAGGCGATTATGGATGCCAACGGGGTCACCGACCCGGCTTACCTGAGAACCGGCCAACGGCTGACAATACCTGGTACACCTGCTTCCGGTGTGACTGCCTCCTCTGACCCAAATGCTTCGGGGGAAACCCACGTCGTACAGCGTGGCGAGAATCTCTCGGCAATTGCCTATCGCTACGGGATCAGTTTGTCCACCATCGGCCAGGCCAACGGTATCGTCAACCCTTCCCATATCCGGATAGGCCAACGATTGATGATCCCAGGCGGCTCCGCGCCAGATGCTGCTGAAACATTGCCGACGCCTGCAGCCACCCCTGAAGTAAGGACCCGAAACCACGTCGTCAAATCGGGCGAAACCCTCTCGGCAATTGCTGCCAACTACGGCACCTCAGTGGCTGTTATCATATCGGCCAACCGGCTGAACAATCCATCGGTCATCACGCCAGGCCAACGGCTCCAGATCCCCGAACCGCCAGCCTCAGCACCCATCCCGACGACGACACACGCCGACCTCAGCATGAACGTCAGCATCAGCCAGCAGCGATGCCAGGTCTACTCGGGTCAGGAGCTCCTCTACGATTGGCCCTGCTCCACAGGTCGTCCGGGAGTCGGCACAAAAACCGGCACCTTCCACGTACAGAGCAAAATCCGGGATGCCTGGGGATCGCGCTGGGGTTTCTACATGCCCTACTGGTTGGGTATCTACTGGGCCGGAGGCACAGAGAATGGAATCCATGGGCTCCCATACGCACCCGGCGGCGCCCCCATCTGGGAAAACGCCCTGGGAACACCGGTTACCTACGGCTGCGTACTACTTGGAACCCACGAATCCAAGGCTCTCTGGGACATGGCCTACATCGGCATGCCGATTACCATAGGTTATTAG
- a CDS encoding carboxylate-amine ligase: MKAPSLTIGIEEEYQIIDPETRELRSYITQFMESEQGAVEIVKGKLKTGELKPELHASMVELGTPVCSDVFELKEALVAQRTHIAQLAEGRGLRIAAASTHPFSHWMGQEIAPFERYSTVVENMRMLAQRMLIFGMHVHIGVEDRDFAIDCMNMVRYMLPHILVLTTSSPFWAGKNTGMKSYRSVIFEDIPRTGLPESFQSWADFERFVQRLVNTGCIPDGSKIWWDVRPHYSFPTVEFRVPDICTTLDDAIAVAALLQAIVSWLWTLRKRNMTFRMYRRDLIAENKWRALRYGLDGKMIDFGKAEEIDARQLVRELLILIDDEVERLGSRREIDGIYRILEHGTSADRQLSIYQQRGGEENHDEAMRSVVDFLVGETANF, from the coding sequence ATGAAAGCACCATCGCTCACCATTGGTATTGAGGAAGAATATCAGATCATCGATCCGGAGACGCGTGAACTTCGCTCCTATATCACGCAATTCATGGAATCGGAGCAGGGTGCTGTGGAGATTGTCAAGGGTAAGCTCAAGACAGGAGAACTCAAGCCCGAGCTTCACGCTTCCATGGTTGAGCTGGGAACCCCGGTGTGCAGCGATGTTTTTGAACTGAAGGAAGCACTTGTTGCCCAACGAACTCACATCGCCCAGCTGGCGGAGGGCCGCGGTCTTCGAATCGCGGCTGCTTCCACCCATCCGTTCTCTCACTGGATGGGCCAGGAAATCGCCCCTTTTGAACGCTATTCCACTGTGGTCGAGAACATGCGCATGCTCGCTCAACGCATGCTGATCTTCGGTATGCATGTCCATATCGGCGTCGAAGACCGGGATTTCGCTATCGACTGCATGAACATGGTGCGCTACATGTTGCCTCATATCCTGGTGCTGACAACCAGCTCTCCCTTCTGGGCTGGTAAGAACACCGGCATGAAGTCCTACCGGTCGGTCATATTCGAGGACATTCCGCGCACCGGATTGCCTGAGAGCTTTCAATCGTGGGCGGACTTTGAACGCTTCGTCCAGCGCCTGGTCAACACGGGATGCATCCCCGATGGGTCCAAGATTTGGTGGGACGTTCGCCCCCATTACAGCTTTCCTACGGTAGAATTCCGGGTTCCCGATATCTGCACGACCCTTGATGACGCGATCGCCGTCGCTGCCTTGTTACAGGCCATTGTCTCGTGGCTCTGGACTCTTCGCAAGCGCAACATGACCTTTCGCATGTACCGCCGGGACTTGATTGCCGAAAACAAGTGGCGGGCTCTGCGCTACGGACTGGACGGCAAGATGATCGATTTCGGCAAGGCGGAGGAGATAGATGCTCGCCAATTGGTCCGCGAATTGTTGATTCTTATCGATGATGAAGTGGAACGGCTTGGCAGTCGGCGGGAGATTGACGGAATCTATCGCATTTTGGAGCACGGCACCAGCGCCGACCGTCAATTGAGCATCTACCAGCAGCGTGGAGGGGAGGAAAATCACGACGAGGCTATGCGCTCCGTTGTCGATTTTCTGGTCGGGGAAACCGCGAACTTCTAA
- a CDS encoding carboxylate-amine ligase codes for MSNVPTLNIGIEEEYQVIDPETRNLRSFITRSVDREQPVVRQFDQDRPLESALSASMIDMATPVCVDVVEARAALTRQRRLVCDAAKEQGLQIAAAGTHPFASWQNPLLPRHGRFHGLVEDLQVVAQRMLIFGMHVHIGVEDRDLAIDCLNVVRYMLPHLLILSTSSPFWHGRNTGLKSYRAILWDNLPRSGIPHQFASYTEYKQYVDLLLRTNCISGEHQIWWDARPHCLYPTLEFRLFDMCPSLDDALGIVAMVQALIAWLVDLKSKNISFRRYPRSLIHENKWRAERYGLDGMLIDFGQEDQVPARQLLREMLRLIDPYVDKLNSRQEINHVYSMIEHGTSADRQLALYEAHGGDENSQEALRAVVDALVQETMIE; via the coding sequence ATGTCAAATGTGCCCACACTGAACATCGGAATCGAAGAAGAATATCAGGTCATCGATCCCGAGACGCGCAATCTGCGCTCCTTTATCACTCGTTCTGTGGATCGAGAGCAGCCGGTCGTGCGCCAATTCGACCAGGATCGGCCGCTGGAGTCGGCGCTTTCGGCGAGTATGATCGACATGGCAACGCCGGTCTGCGTCGATGTCGTCGAGGCTCGCGCTGCTCTGACGCGGCAGCGTAGGCTGGTCTGCGATGCGGCTAAAGAACAGGGCTTACAGATCGCTGCGGCCGGTACCCATCCCTTTGCCTCCTGGCAAAACCCATTGTTGCCGAGACATGGACGCTTTCATGGCCTGGTCGAGGATTTGCAGGTTGTCGCCCAGCGCATGCTGATCTTTGGCATGCATGTTCACATCGGGGTTGAGGATCGGGATCTGGCCATTGATTGCCTCAACGTTGTTCGTTACATGTTGCCGCATCTGTTGATCCTGTCGACGAGCTCGCCATTCTGGCATGGCCGCAATACGGGCCTGAAGTCCTACCGGGCGATTCTGTGGGACAACCTTCCCCGCAGCGGCATTCCTCATCAATTTGCATCGTATACCGAGTACAAGCAGTACGTTGATCTTCTTCTCCGGACCAATTGTATTAGCGGGGAGCATCAGATCTGGTGGGACGCGCGCCCACACTGCCTGTATCCAACCCTGGAGTTTCGCCTATTCGATATGTGTCCCAGCCTGGATGACGCGTTGGGTATCGTCGCGATGGTACAGGCATTGATTGCCTGGCTCGTCGATCTGAAGAGCAAAAACATCAGCTTTCGGCGCTATCCCCGAAGCTTGATCCATGAGAACAAGTGGCGGGCCGAACGTTATGGATTGGATGGCATGTTGATCGACTTTGGCCAGGAGGATCAGGTGCCCGCCCGTCAATTGCTCAGGGAAATGCTGCGGCTGATCGATCCCTACGTTGATAAGCTGAACAGCCGGCAGGAGATCAATCACGTCTATAGCATGATCGAGCACGGCACCAGTGCAGATCGACAACTGGCCCTGTACGAGGCGCACGGCGGCGATGAGAACAGCCAAGAGGCGTTGCGGGCCGTGGTTGACGCCCTTGTTCAGGAGACAATGATCGAATAG